The Anolis sagrei isolate rAnoSag1 chromosome 10, rAnoSag1.mat, whole genome shotgun sequence genome has a window encoding:
- the BRCC3 gene encoding lys-63-specific deubiquitinase BRCC36: MAVQAAHLEADAFLVCLNHALSTEKEEVMGLCIGEVDTSRIVHIHSVIILRRSDKRKDRVEISPEQLSAASTEAERLAELTGRPMRVVGWYHSHPHITVWPSHVDVRTQAMYQMMDQGFVGLIFSCFIEDKNTKTGRILYTCFQSIQAQKSSEYERIEIPIHVVPHNTIGKVCLESAVELPKILCQEEQDAYRKIHSLTHLDSITKIHNGSVFTKNLCSQMSAISGPLLQWLEDRLEQNKQRMLELQQEKEELLEELAALE, encoded by the exons ATGGCGGTGCAGGCGGCCCACCTGGAGGCCGACGCCTTCCTGGTCTGCCTGAACCACGCGCTCAGCACCGAGAAGGAGGAGGTCATGGGCCTCTGCATCGGGGAG GTCGACACTAGTCGAATTGTTCATATTCATTCGGTGATCATTCTCCGAAGGTCGGATAAAAGAAAGGACCGGGTGGAGATTTCTCCTGAGCAGCTCTCAGCTGCTTCGACAGAAGCAGAGA GATTGGCTGAATTAACAGGGCGGCCTATGAGAGTTGTGGGCTGGTATCATTCTCATCCGCACATAACAGTCTGGCCATCTCATGTAG ATGTCCGTACACAAGCAATGTATCAGATGATGGACCAAGGCTTTGTGGGGCTGATATTCTCCTGCTTTATTGAGGACAAAAACACAAAG ACAGGACGGATTCTGTACACTTGTTTCCAGTCCATTCAAGCTCAAAAGAGCTCAGA ATACGAAAGGATTGAAATTCCGATTCATGTTGTTCCTCACAACACCATTGGGAAAGTGTGTCTTGAGTCAGCTGTTGAACTGCCTAAGATCTTGTGTCAAGAGGAGCAGGATGCTTATAGGAAAATCCACAG CCTTACTCATCTGGATTCAATAACAAAGATACACAATGGCTCAG TGTTCACAAAGAACCTCTGCAGCCAGATGTCAGCCATCAGTGGCCCACTCCTGCAGTGGCTGGAGGACCgtttggagcagaacaaacagagGATGCTGGAATTGCAGCAAGAGAAAGAGGAGCTTCTCGAGGAGCTGGCTGCCCTGGAGTGA